The proteins below come from a single Arthrobacter crystallopoietes genomic window:
- a CDS encoding GH25 family lysozyme, whose product MLQGDHGAQMGHGLAQRQQREAELKQPEKQEELQEQLDVLEIDRTSSLQALSVPMVNRDKWSPDGIQGIDVSSHQPNVDWTTEWNYGSRFAYVKTTEALSYQNPEWAEQYTGSYNVGMIRGSYHFAIPNVSSGKDQADYMVDNGGGWSADGRTLPPLLDIEYNPYPELGNTCYNMSPSEMVAWIDDFSNTIKARTGRLPAIYTTADWWNYCTGSSTAFKDHPLHVAHYPLDGYTLAEPRLPAGWTSFDIWQYSSSGPFAGDSNVWHGTMTELRDFAQNRDTVTTSVLSAAPGDLNGDGHGDLLSRRTDGALWYYPGNGAGGYGTPTRVGGGWQIYNALIGVGNYDGDAQPDLLAGHSDGSLWFYKGKGGASFEPRVMVGTSGWNQFTDVVGAGDLNSDGHTDLIAKRPDGIVYLYPGRGTGQTASRIRIADGWQGYDQLVAPRDFSGDDRADLIATKPDGSLWLLRGTGRAPALDASFSSEERIGASGWQAFTQILGVWDNNRDGKQDLLGIYADGQLGFYAGTRFTESEGYKSRVATRNSGWEAYNQMVTPGDFDGDGTADLIGRMSDGTLWFVPGNGEGGYGSRMRIGHGWQIYSEILGVGDYDSDGTSDLLARQADGTLWLYSGTGRVDSSNEGYERRVKIGTGGWQQFSQLLGAGDVNRDGDNDLLAVRPDGSVWLYAAPGDGGHGPRSQIASGWDAYNHLTAAGDYNGDGTGDVVARKPDGTLWFLPGKSTYSSGWFAAERKIGNGGWNMFRSIIGPGDFNSDRRVDLLGIEPDGAMWFYAGTQFRTGAVLPRQMVGSL is encoded by the coding sequence GTGCTTCAAGGCGACCATGGTGCCCAGATGGGCCATGGACTTGCACAACGACAGCAACGAGAGGCCGAACTAAAGCAACCAGAGAAGCAGGAAGAGCTCCAAGAGCAGCTGGACGTCCTGGAAATCGATCGGACCAGCTCCTTGCAGGCATTGTCGGTCCCCATGGTCAACCGCGACAAGTGGAGCCCGGATGGGATCCAGGGCATCGACGTCAGCAGCCACCAGCCCAACGTGGACTGGACCACCGAGTGGAACTACGGATCCCGGTTCGCCTATGTCAAAACCACGGAGGCCCTGTCCTACCAGAACCCGGAATGGGCAGAGCAGTACACCGGCTCCTACAACGTCGGCATGATCCGGGGCTCGTACCACTTCGCTATCCCCAACGTCTCGTCGGGCAAGGACCAAGCCGACTACATGGTTGACAACGGCGGCGGCTGGTCCGCGGACGGCCGGACGCTGCCGCCACTGCTCGACATCGAATACAACCCCTACCCCGAGCTCGGCAACACGTGCTACAACATGTCCCCGAGCGAGATGGTCGCTTGGATCGACGATTTCTCCAACACGATCAAGGCGCGCACGGGCAGGCTGCCTGCAATCTATACAACGGCCGACTGGTGGAACTACTGTACGGGCAGCAGCACGGCTTTCAAGGACCACCCGCTCCACGTGGCCCACTATCCCCTGGATGGGTATACTCTGGCCGAACCGCGCCTGCCCGCGGGCTGGACGAGCTTCGATATCTGGCAGTACAGCTCGAGCGGTCCGTTCGCCGGCGACTCGAATGTCTGGCACGGCACCATGACCGAACTGCGCGACTTTGCCCAGAACAGGGATACCGTCACTACCTCGGTCCTCAGCGCAGCCCCAGGAGACTTGAATGGGGACGGCCACGGCGACCTGCTTTCCCGCCGCACCGACGGCGCCCTTTGGTACTACCCGGGTAACGGCGCCGGCGGCTACGGCACGCCGACCCGCGTTGGCGGCGGCTGGCAAATCTACAACGCGCTGATCGGTGTAGGAAATTACGACGGCGATGCGCAGCCCGATCTCCTGGCCGGCCACAGCGATGGCTCTCTGTGGTTCTACAAGGGCAAGGGCGGCGCTTCGTTTGAACCGCGCGTTATGGTGGGCACCAGCGGCTGGAACCAGTTCACCGATGTCGTCGGAGCCGGGGATCTGAACTCCGACGGCCACACAGACCTCATTGCCAAGCGACCCGACGGCATCGTCTACCTGTATCCTGGCCGCGGAACCGGCCAGACCGCTTCCAGGATCCGGATTGCGGACGGCTGGCAAGGCTACGACCAACTGGTGGCGCCCCGGGACTTCTCTGGTGATGACCGCGCGGACCTGATTGCCACGAAACCCGATGGTTCGCTCTGGCTACTCCGCGGCACAGGCAGGGCTCCTGCCCTCGACGCTTCCTTTTCCAGCGAGGAACGTATCGGCGCCAGCGGCTGGCAGGCGTTTACACAAATCCTGGGCGTGTGGGACAACAACCGCGACGGCAAACAGGACCTGCTAGGAATCTATGCCGACGGACAACTCGGATTTTATGCCGGCACCCGCTTCACAGAGAGCGAAGGATACAAATCACGCGTCGCGACGCGTAACTCGGGCTGGGAAGCCTACAACCAGATGGTCACGCCAGGCGACTTCGACGGCGACGGCACCGCCGACCTCATCGGCCGTATGTCGGATGGCACCCTGTGGTTCGTGCCAGGCAATGGCGAGGGCGGCTATGGGAGCCGGATGCGGATCGGCCACGGGTGGCAAATTTACTCCGAGATCCTTGGCGTCGGTGATTACGACAGTGACGGCACGAGCGACCTGCTGGCACGGCAAGCCGACGGAACGCTGTGGTTGTACTCGGGGACGGGAAGGGTCGACTCGTCGAACGAAGGCTACGAACGGCGCGTGAAGATTGGCACCGGCGGCTGGCAGCAGTTCTCGCAACTGCTTGGGGCAGGGGACGTCAATCGCGACGGCGACAATGATTTGCTGGCTGTCCGCCCCGATGGTTCCGTTTGGCTCTACGCCGCCCCCGGCGACGGCGGGCACGGTCCCCGCAGCCAGATCGCTTCCGGGTGGGACGCCTACAACCACCTGACGGCAGCCGGCGACTACAATGGCGACGGAACGGGCGACGTTGTCGCTAGGAAGCCCGATGGCACGCTCTGGTTCCTCCCAGGAAAGTCAACCTACTCATCGGGCTGGTTTGCGGCCGAACGGAAAATCGGCAACGGCGGCTGGAACATGTTCCGCAGCATCATTGGCCCTGGCGACTTCAACAGCGACCGCCGGGTCGATCTCCTCGGAATCGAACCTGATGGAGCGATGTGGTTCTACGCGGGCACGCAGTTCAGAACCGGAGCTGTTCTGCCCAGACAGATGGTCGGCTCACTCTAG
- a CDS encoding glycosyltransferase family 2 protein produces MIVRDRVAALQRRLKRFSAKRKAPQVLPGDSGPSSSAETAKVSVVIPVFNAMPYLTEMLDSLQAQELDQALFEVIAVDDGSTDASGKVLDDYARTNPHFRVIHQPNSGWPGKPRNVGIAASAAPYVFFCDADDRLGPDSLRRMVDYAFKHDVDVLVPKLVGINGRRVQASLFKVTELDIDRRKILGTLSPQKMIRRELLEHHNIRFHEDKVRLEDGMVMARCYLLANRVSVLADYDYYFIRTRDDGLNISSERTVAEGYTWSVGEIARIIKENEKDQDRADLMVLDLYRRKCLRTYDPERFGRLGRSIRSRWVEAHAEFVERYIPESLESELSPIFRQRSQLVRARDVDGLERLAGSEALLRAIPHSSSVQINSDGSAVLAFRMEPAGGFDELFLALRRRGGGKDEKLLLQSGSAGSDIYSVTVPGGLLRGYQGNIVDCFVEASVGGFSGPPQRVLIGDDVPLPSRENGVRAYSTIHGNLSLDLR; encoded by the coding sequence ATGATCGTCCGGGACCGGGTTGCGGCCCTTCAACGGCGCCTGAAGAGGTTTTCCGCCAAACGCAAGGCCCCGCAGGTTTTGCCGGGGGACAGCGGACCCAGCTCAAGCGCGGAAACTGCCAAAGTGTCCGTGGTTATACCGGTCTTTAACGCTATGCCATATCTGACAGAAATGCTCGATTCCCTACAGGCACAAGAGCTGGATCAGGCGCTGTTCGAGGTCATTGCCGTTGATGACGGATCGACTGACGCCAGCGGTAAGGTGTTGGACGATTATGCCAGGACAAATCCTCACTTTCGCGTTATCCATCAGCCAAACAGTGGTTGGCCCGGCAAGCCTCGGAACGTTGGCATTGCCGCGAGCGCGGCGCCCTATGTCTTCTTTTGCGATGCGGATGACAGGCTTGGGCCCGATTCATTGCGACGCATGGTGGACTACGCCTTTAAGCATGACGTGGATGTTCTGGTTCCCAAGCTTGTTGGCATCAACGGCCGTCGAGTCCAAGCGTCACTATTCAAGGTGACGGAACTGGACATCGACAGGCGCAAGATTCTTGGGACGCTGTCACCACAAAAGATGATCCGCCGTGAATTACTGGAACACCACAACATCAGATTCCACGAGGACAAGGTTCGGTTGGAAGACGGCATGGTGATGGCGCGGTGTTATTTGCTCGCCAACAGGGTATCCGTCTTGGCGGATTACGACTATTACTTCATTAGGACCCGCGACGATGGGCTCAACATCAGCTCCGAGCGGACTGTGGCCGAGGGCTACACCTGGTCGGTGGGGGAGATCGCCCGCATCATCAAGGAGAACGAGAAGGACCAGGACCGGGCTGACCTGATGGTCCTGGACCTGTACCGGCGCAAGTGCTTGCGGACCTACGACCCTGAGCGCTTCGGCCGGCTTGGCCGCTCTATCCGGAGCCGATGGGTAGAAGCGCACGCGGAGTTCGTGGAGCGCTACATCCCTGAGTCACTGGAGAGCGAATTATCACCGATCTTCCGGCAGCGGTCACAACTTGTCCGTGCCCGGGATGTTGACGGCCTGGAACGGCTCGCCGGATCTGAGGCGTTGCTTCGGGCGATACCCCACTCGTCATCCGTGCAGATTAACAGCGACGGCTCGGCCGTCCTCGCCTTCCGCATGGAGCCAGCCGGCGGTTTCGATGAGCTGTTCCTTGCCCTCAGAAGACGCGGTGGTGGCAAGGACGAGAAGTTGCTGCTGCAGTCCGGCTCCGCCGGTTCAGACATCTACTCGGTCACAGTGCCTGGTGGGCTGCTGCGCGGCTATCAGGGGAACATTGTGGACTGCTTTGTGGAAGCCAGTGTCGGCGGCTTCTCCGGGCCGCCACAGCGAGTGCTCATAGGCGATGACGTGCCGCTGCCCTCCCGCGAAAACGGTGTCCGGGCCTATTCGACCATTCATGGGAACCTCAGTCTGGATTTGCGTTAG
- a CDS encoding CDP-glycerol glycerophosphotransferase family protein, whose product MSDPKSAFSKARSKVERLLDPGSRSARQELRELAISQDGSVLTSEFELSHGLTPIALWTLHEGDSWIRLVDAEATGKLARTGYPSFAVSVDLQRLATDLVHQLDTAQISREGNADAEGLFPLFLEISCSAIDVPRYSRHISVVGGAQVGMSFAEFREALESGAVEPDATCTARLAFGRFLRTNVGLLRAVAAANNTIVGYVNRKGFLTLALNRVLKPYNAVYVKRLSVAGGSIRLSARLLVRHGSPTKAELVLVGRQSGIRYVGATNIKLDEKRTASRFGLREYLLRARLDLKTFSNEQLSADDTLDAWLEVHEGGAQDPHRVRVGRTKYIVRKLSRAGWQNRGDKTLSITPYYTFKAKKTSFHLELLDTEAFEYLQKKTRMPLSKRTQDKPVWLVGERPYKAQDTGLHFFRYLREHKPEIDAYYVIDFASPEVRNLEGLGNIVAYRSKRHFELALQAERFIGSHHPDFLYPTRLPQFRRAVGGVKVFLQHGVMGTKWMVPNYGKKAPGFDTDVFVVSSEREKEYIVGDFGYANKDVVVTGLSRFDALFAGDVEVKPKQLLIIPTWRDWLQDPSVFTESEYFQAWNELLHDRRLRELVDRFGTEIIFCLHPNMQQFRHHFEGVPARVISQGEVDVQYLLKQSAVMVTDYSSVGFDFSFLQKPVHYYQFDRERFLGPRGSHLDLDAELPGRISFDLDSLITGLVETYTSECRMPEEYMGRARRFLKYRDQNNCSRIFEAVSEARPTESRLRKFIDPELSERVFGRFRRSRFYFPAMRQFYKMVRRMPMDENLIVFESGLGKQYADSPRYIYEELLRREDPRTKIWIYRGKLPHEDANTRVVKRLSPEYYWYLGKAKYWVNNQNFPHYIRRRKDAIMVQTWHGTPLKRMLHDLVEVHGRDEDYLRRVSNAVRQWSVLLSPSPYATAVFRSAFAYDGKVLEEGYPRNDVLAAGQNSGLSKDVRRKLGIPENKRVVLYAPTFRDSQSSGAGKFSFELPFDLERFHEKFGTDTVLLLRMHVLVSNRIQIPESVRDAVLDVSGYAEIQELYLASDILVTDYSSVFFDFSLLRRPIIFYAYDLELYRDTLRGFYLDYNTELPGPIVETEESLYKAIEGASLPDPEREAKHESFVAKFAPKDDGHAAERVVDQLF is encoded by the coding sequence ATGTCCGATCCGAAATCTGCGTTTTCCAAAGCTAGGTCGAAGGTGGAGCGTCTTCTTGATCCTGGTTCCAGATCGGCACGGCAAGAACTGCGTGAACTCGCCATTTCGCAAGACGGTTCGGTACTCACTTCAGAATTTGAGTTGAGCCATGGGCTCACTCCAATCGCTCTGTGGACACTTCATGAGGGCGACTCCTGGATCAGGTTAGTTGATGCGGAAGCCACCGGAAAGCTTGCACGGACGGGATACCCTTCCTTCGCCGTGTCTGTGGATCTTCAACGGTTGGCCACAGACCTGGTTCATCAGTTAGACACGGCGCAGATTTCTCGTGAAGGGAACGCAGACGCGGAAGGTTTATTTCCCCTGTTCCTGGAGATTTCATGCTCTGCGATCGATGTTCCGCGATACAGCCGGCACATTAGTGTGGTAGGCGGGGCTCAAGTAGGCATGTCCTTCGCGGAATTTCGCGAAGCATTAGAGTCAGGCGCGGTGGAACCTGATGCAACGTGTACAGCGCGCCTGGCCTTCGGCCGATTCTTGCGAACCAACGTCGGTTTGCTACGAGCGGTCGCTGCGGCAAACAACACAATCGTCGGTTATGTGAATCGCAAGGGCTTCCTAACTCTTGCCCTCAACCGGGTTCTAAAACCGTACAACGCAGTTTACGTTAAGCGTCTGTCCGTTGCCGGTGGCTCCATCCGGCTTTCCGCCAGGCTTTTGGTACGTCATGGCAGTCCGACTAAAGCCGAACTGGTACTAGTCGGCCGGCAAAGCGGCATCCGTTATGTTGGTGCCACTAATATCAAGCTGGATGAAAAGCGTACTGCCAGTCGTTTTGGCTTGCGCGAGTATCTGCTCCGGGCCCGACTGGACCTCAAGACTTTTTCAAATGAACAACTATCCGCCGACGATACGCTTGATGCATGGCTGGAAGTCCACGAGGGCGGTGCCCAAGATCCCCATCGCGTGCGGGTCGGCAGGACTAAATACATAGTTCGGAAACTGTCCCGGGCCGGCTGGCAAAATCGCGGCGATAAGACCTTGAGCATCACCCCGTACTACACCTTCAAGGCGAAGAAGACCTCTTTCCATTTAGAACTGTTGGATACTGAGGCCTTTGAATACCTGCAGAAGAAGACACGGATGCCTCTGTCCAAGAGGACACAAGACAAACCCGTGTGGTTAGTGGGGGAGCGCCCCTATAAGGCGCAGGATACGGGACTGCACTTTTTTCGGTACCTGCGGGAGCACAAACCAGAAATAGACGCCTATTATGTGATCGATTTTGCCTCGCCCGAGGTTCGAAACCTCGAGGGATTGGGCAATATCGTTGCATACCGGTCCAAACGCCACTTTGAACTAGCTCTACAAGCGGAACGGTTCATCGGTTCGCATCATCCAGACTTCCTCTACCCGACGCGGCTTCCGCAGTTCCGCAGGGCCGTGGGTGGCGTCAAGGTCTTCCTGCAGCACGGCGTCATGGGTACTAAATGGATGGTTCCCAATTATGGAAAGAAGGCACCTGGCTTCGACACTGATGTCTTCGTCGTCAGTTCTGAGCGCGAGAAGGAATACATCGTTGGCGACTTCGGATACGCTAACAAGGACGTGGTCGTCACTGGCTTGTCCCGCTTTGACGCGCTGTTCGCCGGAGATGTCGAAGTCAAACCCAAACAGCTCCTTATCATTCCGACGTGGCGGGACTGGCTGCAAGATCCATCAGTTTTTACCGAGTCTGAGTACTTCCAGGCATGGAACGAACTGCTGCATGACCGGCGACTGCGGGAACTAGTGGACCGGTTCGGCACCGAAATCATTTTCTGCTTGCATCCAAACATGCAGCAATTCCGCCACCACTTCGAAGGTGTTCCGGCGCGAGTTATTTCTCAAGGCGAAGTGGACGTCCAATACCTGCTTAAGCAAAGCGCAGTTATGGTCACCGACTACTCGAGCGTGGGCTTTGATTTCAGTTTTCTGCAAAAGCCGGTCCACTACTACCAGTTCGACAGGGAACGCTTCCTTGGCCCGAGGGGGTCGCACCTCGACCTCGACGCCGAGCTGCCGGGCCGCATTTCATTTGATCTTGACTCACTGATAACTGGGCTTGTGGAAACCTACACTTCCGAATGCCGAATGCCGGAGGAGTACATGGGGCGTGCTCGCCGTTTTCTAAAGTATCGCGATCAGAACAATTGCAGTCGGATCTTCGAGGCAGTCAGCGAAGCCCGGCCGACAGAATCCCGACTGCGTAAATTCATTGATCCGGAGTTAAGCGAACGGGTATTTGGCCGTTTTCGACGAAGCCGGTTTTATTTCCCAGCCATGCGTCAGTTCTATAAAATGGTGCGGCGAATGCCGATGGACGAGAATCTGATCGTTTTTGAAAGCGGTCTGGGAAAACAGTACGCAGATAGCCCCCGATACATATATGAAGAGCTCTTGAGGCGAGAAGATCCACGTACCAAGATCTGGATCTACCGGGGTAAGCTGCCGCACGAGGACGCAAACACGCGCGTGGTGAAGCGACTGTCACCGGAATACTACTGGTATCTCGGCAAGGCCAAGTACTGGGTCAACAATCAGAACTTTCCTCACTACATACGGCGTCGAAAAGACGCCATCATGGTCCAGACTTGGCACGGAACACCCTTGAAACGCATGCTTCACGACTTGGTTGAGGTCCACGGCCGCGATGAGGATTACCTTCGCAGAGTCAGTAATGCTGTACGGCAATGGAGTGTGTTGCTTTCCCCAAGCCCGTACGCGACCGCAGTCTTTCGCAGTGCCTTTGCATACGATGGGAAAGTACTCGAGGAAGGATATCCGCGGAACGACGTTTTAGCCGCCGGACAGAACAGTGGTTTAAGCAAGGACGTGCGTCGCAAACTAGGCATACCAGAGAATAAACGGGTAGTGCTGTACGCGCCCACGTTCCGTGACTCCCAAAGCAGTGGGGCAGGCAAGTTTTCTTTTGAGTTGCCGTTCGACCTCGAGCGCTTCCATGAGAAGTTTGGAACCGATACAGTTCTGCTGCTCCGTATGCATGTGTTGGTTAGTAACAGAATTCAAATCCCGGAAAGCGTTCGGGATGCAGTTCTGGATGTCTCAGGCTACGCTGAAATTCAGGAACTGTATCTGGCCAGTGACATTCTGGTAACAGACTACTCATCGGTGTTTTTCGACTTTTCGCTACTGCGCCGTCCGATCATTTTTTACGCCTATGACTTGGAACTGTACCGGGATACGCTTCGTGGCTTTTACCTTGACTACAACACTGAACTTCCTGGGCCTATCGTGGAAACAGAGGAGTCTCTATACAAAGCCATCGAGGGAGCGTCACTTCCGGATCCCGAACGCGAGGCGAAGCATGAATCCTTCGTGGCTAAATTTGCTCCCAAGGACGATGGTCATGCTGCAGAGCGCGTAGTCGACCAGCTCTTCTGA
- a CDS encoding stealth family protein encodes MIAGLRGAFARKLPQPLVQTVFDVFHGRTQLQTSVHSHTARFLARTQFAGMTGRVTPVISDGQVFATRPVERFSAVEAIRTNRELVQFAADVADMEYRVEQPNPNKPAFLVLGTGKLPELLHALKGVSVGRPLYAKLGRSAPVLLSELDQVDVPQLTVFEPQSADGLMLAGHELGCEVIEEPERTPYSSVTELLEPIDVVYTWVDGGDPKWRAQKAEALSRIHMGELNQYSANDERYRSHDELRYSLRSLDYFAPWISHIYLVSAGQTPDWLDTSNPRITMVDHEAIFPDDALPTFNSHAIEARLHHISGLSEHFLYLNDDVFLGRRVMPDLFFEGSGLSRFFLSDQEIDGGPPNSADLPVDSAAKQNRALIEQRFGRTVRFKFKHTAHPERVSTLRQLEEDFTAKHAETSRSQFRSPSDISIPSSLAHYYGYMIGAAVPSNLKYRYCDIGEASAQAKLLRLLRDRDADVFCLNEIGGSAINLPSQDQLMQRFLQSYFPVPSSFELGE; translated from the coding sequence ATGATCGCCGGACTGCGTGGCGCCTTCGCGCGTAAGTTACCGCAGCCCCTCGTCCAGACTGTTTTCGACGTATTCCACGGCAGGACACAGCTGCAGACGTCAGTACACTCACATACCGCACGTTTCCTTGCCCGAACGCAGTTCGCCGGCATGACGGGCCGTGTGACTCCCGTAATATCCGATGGACAAGTTTTCGCGACCCGGCCGGTGGAGCGGTTTTCGGCTGTTGAAGCCATCAGGACAAACCGTGAACTAGTCCAGTTCGCTGCGGACGTGGCCGACATGGAGTATCGGGTCGAACAACCGAACCCAAACAAGCCTGCATTCCTGGTGCTCGGTACGGGTAAGTTGCCAGAACTCCTTCATGCTCTTAAAGGCGTCTCCGTCGGGCGTCCGCTGTATGCCAAGTTGGGCCGGTCTGCGCCTGTACTGCTCAGCGAGCTCGACCAAGTCGACGTGCCGCAGCTCACCGTCTTTGAGCCGCAGTCAGCCGACGGTCTGATGCTGGCAGGTCATGAACTTGGTTGCGAGGTCATAGAGGAGCCGGAACGGACTCCCTATTCGTCTGTCACTGAACTGTTGGAGCCGATCGACGTTGTGTATACATGGGTCGACGGCGGGGATCCGAAGTGGCGCGCGCAAAAGGCAGAGGCACTGTCCCGAATACACATGGGCGAACTGAATCAATATTCTGCCAATGACGAGCGCTACCGTTCACACGACGAACTACGCTATTCGCTTCGTTCATTGGACTATTTTGCACCGTGGATCAGCCACATTTATCTAGTGTCTGCGGGACAGACCCCGGATTGGCTGGACACATCGAATCCACGCATAACCATGGTCGATCACGAGGCAATTTTCCCAGACGACGCCTTGCCAACGTTCAATTCGCATGCAATTGAAGCTCGCCTACATCACATCTCGGGACTGAGCGAACACTTTCTCTATCTGAACGATGACGTGTTCCTGGGCCGCAGGGTGATGCCAGATCTGTTTTTTGAGGGCAGCGGCCTAAGCCGGTTTTTCCTCTCGGATCAAGAGATCGATGGAGGACCTCCCAATTCCGCTGACCTACCGGTTGATAGCGCTGCCAAACAAAACAGGGCGTTGATTGAGCAACGATTCGGCCGCACAGTTCGATTCAAGTTCAAGCACACTGCTCATCCGGAAAGAGTGAGCACCTTGCGTCAATTGGAGGAGGACTTTACTGCGAAGCACGCAGAAACGTCCCGGTCACAGTTCCGGAGTCCGTCGGACATATCCATCCCGTCCTCTCTGGCACACTATTACGGCTACATGATTGGCGCGGCGGTACCAAGCAATCTCAAGTACCGCTATTGCGATATTGGAGAGGCTTCTGCTCAAGCGAAGCTGCTTCGGCTATTAAGAGACCGCGATGCCGATGTTTTCTGTCTCAATGAAATCGGGGGCTCGGCCATCAACCTGCCCTCACAGGATCAGCTCATGCAGCGGTTCCTACAATCCTATTTTCCCGTCCCAAGTTCCTTCGAACTAGGAGAGTAA
- a CDS encoding CDP-glycerol glycerophosphotransferase family protein yields MSFNAKARRGLNLIADHVGNFLLDKRVRKELDARNSTAPARYEAALYFADDPSSAYQIRQWFGPMLKLSERHPVAVLVHKATTAAAILGDCPLPVYLTSGIDEVERFVSANGTRVVFYVNNNQANFTVLRLTNPVHIHLSHGESDKVSMASNQLKAYDFAFIAGEASRQRILANVPRLDPQKLVEIGRPQLDGAAAQGAQNNHGGRVTVLYAPTWEGDRDAMAYGSVVSHGLPLVRSLLADSRYRLIFRPHPRTGVRLRAHGDAVKQIDSLIASAVENSPDAGHYRDHSLDFNSAMAEADICICDVSAMAMDWLPHRKPLLITKPTEPAAVVDPKGITSVVPLLAAVEAERTPSVLDDLRSRPISEKQLDLIRYHFGETDAGASTRRFLWAVDRAMQEPSL; encoded by the coding sequence GTGTCATTCAACGCGAAGGCCCGCAGGGGCTTGAACCTCATTGCCGATCACGTCGGCAACTTCTTGTTGGATAAGAGGGTACGTAAAGAGCTGGATGCTCGAAACTCTACGGCACCTGCACGGTATGAAGCCGCTCTGTACTTTGCAGACGATCCCTCGAGCGCATACCAGATTCGGCAGTGGTTCGGTCCGATGCTTAAACTGTCCGAACGGCATCCCGTGGCTGTCCTGGTTCACAAGGCGACGACTGCCGCCGCCATTTTGGGGGATTGTCCATTGCCGGTCTACCTGACGAGCGGCATTGATGAAGTTGAACGGTTCGTTAGCGCCAACGGAACACGTGTCGTGTTCTACGTCAACAACAACCAGGCCAACTTTACGGTCCTGCGGCTGACGAATCCTGTGCACATTCATCTAAGCCACGGGGAAAGCGACAAGGTCTCGATGGCCTCCAACCAACTCAAGGCATACGACTTCGCGTTCATTGCTGGCGAAGCATCCAGACAACGCATCCTCGCCAATGTCCCCCGACTGGATCCCCAAAAATTGGTTGAAATTGGACGTCCTCAACTCGACGGTGCTGCCGCACAAGGAGCACAAAATAACCACGGCGGCCGTGTGACTGTACTTTACGCGCCTACTTGGGAGGGTGACCGTGATGCCATGGCCTACGGCTCCGTAGTTTCCCATGGCCTGCCCCTTGTTCGATCACTCCTTGCTGATTCCCGCTACCGCCTGATTTTCCGACCTCATCCGCGCACAGGCGTACGTCTTCGAGCGCATGGGGACGCTGTAAAACAGATCGATTCGCTGATCGCCTCCGCCGTGGAAAACTCCCCGGATGCCGGGCATTACCGTGATCACTCTCTGGATTTCAACAGTGCCATGGCAGAAGCTGACATTTGTATCTGTGATGTTTCGGCAATGGCAATGGACTGGCTTCCTCATCGCAAACCCCTGCTGATAACCAAACCAACCGAACCGGCTGCCGTTGTCGATCCCAAAGGGATCACCAGCGTCGTACCTCTGTTGGCTGCAGTTGAGGCGGAGCGGACGCCCTCTGTGCTAGACGACCTGCGGTCCCGTCCAATCAGCGAAAAGCAGCTCGACTTGATCCGATACCACTTCGGAGAGACGGACGCTGGTGCAAGCACCCGACGTTTTCTGTGGGCGGTTGATAGAGCCATGCAGGAGCCAAGCTTGTAA